Proteins encoded within one genomic window of Bradyrhizobium sp. 186:
- a CDS encoding aquaporin → MSNRIAPKLLAEFIGTFALIFIGAGAGAVVGDGVGLPGLAAIASAHGLTVMVFAFAYGSVSGGHFNPSVTVGVLAAGAMRVGEAAGYIVSQLVGGIVGALLLRTVLGGAETGLGTPALAHNVALGATTLTVTAWAGFVIEAVLAFFLVTVVLSTAVAGRAGILAPLAIGMTLTLNIIMGGALTGAAFNPARALGPMVATGNFNDAWLYLTAPIVGAIVAAILHTGLARLVQERMPSASAARTPAE, encoded by the coding sequence ATGTCCAACCGGATTGCACCAAAACTCCTGGCGGAGTTCATCGGTACCTTCGCGCTAATATTCATCGGCGCCGGCGCCGGGGCTGTGGTCGGCGATGGTGTCGGCCTGCCCGGTCTCGCCGCGATTGCCTCCGCTCACGGTTTAACCGTCATGGTCTTCGCCTTCGCCTACGGCTCCGTGTCGGGCGGCCATTTTAACCCCTCCGTCACTGTGGGTGTGCTCGCCGCCGGCGCCATGCGTGTCGGCGAGGCGGCTGGTTATATCGTCAGTCAGCTCGTTGGCGGTATCGTCGGCGCGCTCTTGTTGCGGACCGTCTTGGGCGGTGCGGAGACCGGCCTTGGTACGCCCGCGCTCGCGCACAACGTCGCTTTGGGTGCCACGACCCTCACGGTCACCGCCTGGGCCGGCTTCGTGATCGAGGCCGTCCTCGCCTTTTTCCTGGTCACTGTCGTGCTCAGCACCGCGGTGGCGGGCCGCGCCGGCATCCTCGCGCCGCTGGCGATCGGTATGACCCTGACCCTCAACATCATCATGGGTGGGGCGCTCACGGGCGCCGCCTTCAACCCGGCGCGGGCGCTTGGCCCGATGGTCGCGACCGGCAATTTCAACGATGCCTGGCTGTACCTGACAGCCCCGATCGTCGGCGCCATCGTCGCTGCTATTCTGCACACGGGCCTCGCCCGGCTCGTCCAGGAACGGATGCCGTCGGCCAGCGCCGCCCGGACGCCCGCCGAATGA
- a CDS encoding efflux RND transporter periplasmic adaptor subunit: MKTKIVISAVVLVAVAASAGLLHFTHLFPMQKAAAAPAPAPPVPIVAGTVAQHDVPIYLTGVGTVIAYNTDIVRAQIQGQITSINFTEGQQVHAGDLLAQIDPRPYQALIDQYVANLERDQAQLVNARTNQARYNQLGDKGWATPQLIETQNAQVSQLQAAIKADQALIDAAKVQLSFTRLTSPINGVVGIRQIDVGNIISPSNTNGLCVVTQLDPISLIFTLPETVLPQIQQQQRKTKAPLSVLAYNQDNTIRLGEGKLGLVNNEILQTTGSIQLKANFANTQNSLWPGELVNARLLLNTRHNGLTVPASVVQQGPNGPYAYVVNSDDTVSLRRIKVAEVSDGQALIDSGLKADEQVVVDGQYKLRPGTLVVPLHGKAAEEAAAQDALQAPIP; this comes from the coding sequence ATGAAAACGAAGATCGTCATCTCCGCCGTCGTATTGGTAGCGGTCGCCGCGAGTGCAGGCCTGCTGCACTTTACCCATCTTTTTCCCATGCAGAAGGCAGCCGCTGCACCGGCTCCGGCGCCGCCCGTTCCGATCGTTGCCGGGACTGTCGCCCAGCATGACGTTCCGATCTATCTGACCGGCGTGGGTACGGTGATTGCCTACAACACGGATATTGTACGGGCACAGATCCAAGGGCAGATCACCAGCATCAACTTTACCGAGGGTCAGCAGGTCCATGCCGGCGATCTGCTCGCACAAATCGATCCGCGACCCTACCAGGCCCTGATCGATCAATACGTCGCCAATCTCGAGCGCGATCAGGCGCAGCTCGTAAATGCGCGGACCAATCAGGCCCGCTACAACCAGCTCGGCGACAAAGGCTGGGCTACGCCTCAATTAATTGAAACGCAGAATGCGCAGGTCAGCCAGCTACAGGCGGCGATCAAGGCGGACCAGGCCCTGATCGATGCAGCAAAGGTGCAGCTCAGCTTTACGCGGCTTACATCCCCGATAAACGGCGTGGTGGGCATTCGCCAGATCGACGTTGGCAACATCATCAGCCCGTCAAATACGAACGGCCTTTGTGTCGTGACGCAGCTGGACCCGATCTCGCTGATCTTTACCCTGCCCGAGACCGTTCTTCCGCAGATCCAGCAACAGCAGCGGAAGACGAAGGCCCCCCTTTCGGTTCTGGCCTACAACCAGGACAATACGATTCGACTTGGCGAGGGAAAGCTCGGGCTGGTCAATAACGAGATCCTGCAGACCACCGGCTCGATCCAGCTCAAGGCGAACTTCGCCAACACGCAGAACAGCCTCTGGCCCGGCGAACTCGTCAATGCGCGATTGCTGCTCAACACGCGGCACAACGGCCTGACCGTTCCCGCCTCTGTCGTCCAGCAAGGACCGAACGGACCATATGCCTACGTCGTCAATTCGGACGACACGGTCTCTCTCCGCCGGATCAAGGTTGCCGAGGTCAGCGACGGTCAGGCGCTGATTGATTCCGGTCTGAAGGCCGACGAGCAGGTCGTGGTCGACGGACAATACAAGCTGCGGCCGGGAACGCTCGTCGTCCCATTGCACGGCAAGGCCGCCGAGGAAGCCGCCGCTCAAGACGCATTACAGGCACCGATCCCATGA
- a CDS encoding AraC family transcriptional regulator, with the protein MASSTESTLNQPAAPPPLRRPIAEHPLGWPQPNLESRSLVNISPPEIAKRHSTTWSGFRGETVEIMRHTPFEYGFRAPWHLLIAAEVAERYDGESFVEGLPRSTLRDFTHKLTFVPAGHDFRGWQRPRALAHTTYFYIDPRGPLADPALRFEEIEFKPRLFFYDRDLWQTALKLKSVIENADTVHRQYTEALGIVLTHELVRINGDTELHEPVSRGGLASWQQKRVAAYVEEHVADDIPLVTLAELARLSPYHFSRSFKRSFGLPPHRYHATRRIERAKQLLANRERSVTAIALEVGFSDTSTFTSAFHRLTGETPSYYRRRLD; encoded by the coding sequence ATGGCCAGCTCCACCGAATCGACCTTGAATCAACCCGCTGCCCCTCCACCTCTCCGACGTCCGATCGCCGAGCACCCGCTGGGATGGCCGCAACCGAATTTGGAATCTCGTTCGCTCGTCAATATCTCCCCGCCTGAGATCGCCAAGCGCCATTCCACGACCTGGTCGGGCTTTCGCGGGGAGACGGTCGAGATCATGCGGCACACGCCGTTTGAGTATGGATTCCGGGCTCCGTGGCACCTGCTCATTGCGGCAGAGGTCGCCGAGCGCTACGATGGGGAGTCCTTTGTTGAAGGCCTGCCGCGGTCGACCTTGCGCGATTTCACGCACAAGCTGACTTTCGTTCCCGCCGGGCACGACTTCCGCGGATGGCAGAGACCGCGCGCATTGGCGCACACGACCTACTTCTATATCGATCCGCGCGGGCCTCTCGCCGATCCCGCGCTGCGGTTTGAGGAGATCGAATTCAAGCCGCGCCTGTTCTTTTACGATCGCGATCTTTGGCAAACCGCTCTCAAGCTCAAGTCGGTGATCGAGAACGCGGACACGGTGCATCGGCAATACACCGAAGCGCTCGGCATTGTGCTGACGCATGAGCTGGTTCGCATCAACGGTGACACGGAACTCCACGAGCCGGTCAGTCGTGGCGGCCTTGCTTCCTGGCAACAGAAGCGGGTGGCCGCCTATGTCGAGGAGCATGTCGCCGACGATATTCCGCTCGTGACGCTGGCCGAGCTGGCGCGACTCAGTCCATATCATTTCTCCCGCTCGTTCAAACGTTCTTTCGGCCTGCCGCCGCACCGATATCACGCGACCCGCCGAATCGAACGGGCCAAGCAGCTATTGGCGAATCGCGAACGGTCGGTCACGGCGATTGCACTTGAGGTCGGCTTCAGCGATACCAGCACATTCACCAGCGCATTTCATAGGCTGACCGGCGAAACTCCGAGCTATTACCGTCGCCGTCTCGATTAA
- a CDS encoding catalase encodes MAKRPTLTTDSGMPVSDNQNSITAGPRGPVLMQDFVLFEKLAHQNRERIPERGQHAKGSGAYGTLTINHDISKYTKAKVLQKGAKTEAFQRFSTVAGERGAADAERDVRGFALRFYTEEGNWDMVGNNTPIFFVRDALKFPDFIHTQKRHPRTNMRSPTAMWDFWSLSPESLHQVTILMSDRGLPQSYRNIDGFGSHTYSFINAKNERHWVKFHFKTMQGIKNWTNAEAAEKVAYDRETHQRDLFESIERGDFPKWKFSIQIMPESDVDKHWYNPFDLTKVWPHKDYPLIEVGILELNRNPQNYFAEVEQAALSPANIVPGIGHSPDKMLQARIFSYADAHRYRVGVNADQLPVNRPRCPVHTYNVDGAMRLAGNPNPDAYYEPNSFSGPVQDERFREPPLKISGDADRYNHRDGNDDYRQPGDLFRLMTAAQKEQLFQNYKAAMQGVPVEIVKRQIAHCYGADPEYGAGVAKAMGIDFKSQTIAAE; translated from the coding sequence GTGGCCAAACGCCCTACACTCACCACCGACAGCGGCATGCCAGTTTCCGACAACCAGAACAGCATCACGGCGGGGCCACGCGGCCCGGTGCTGATGCAGGACTTCGTTCTATTCGAGAAGCTTGCCCACCAGAACCGTGAGCGCATTCCCGAACGCGGCCAGCACGCCAAGGGCTCGGGTGCCTATGGCACGCTGACCATCAATCACGACATCTCGAAATACACCAAGGCCAAGGTGTTGCAGAAGGGCGCAAAAACCGAAGCTTTCCAGCGCTTCTCGACGGTGGCGGGCGAGCGTGGTGCCGCGGACGCAGAGCGTGACGTGCGCGGCTTCGCACTGCGCTTCTATACCGAGGAAGGCAATTGGGACATGGTCGGCAACAATACGCCAATATTCTTCGTGCGCGACGCGCTGAAGTTCCCAGACTTCATCCACACGCAGAAGCGGCACCCGAGGACCAACATGCGCTCGCCGACCGCGATGTGGGATTTCTGGTCGCTGTCGCCGGAGAGCCTGCACCAAGTGACCATCCTCATGTCGGATCGCGGCCTGCCGCAGAGTTATCGCAATATCGACGGCTTCGGCTCGCATACCTACTCGTTCATCAATGCCAAGAACGAACGCCACTGGGTCAAATTCCACTTCAAGACCATGCAGGGCATCAAGAACTGGACGAACGCCGAAGCCGCCGAGAAGGTCGCTTATGATCGCGAGACCCATCAGCGTGACCTGTTCGAATCGATCGAAAGGGGCGATTTCCCGAAGTGGAAGTTCTCCATCCAGATCATGCCGGAGAGCGATGTCGACAAGCACTGGTACAACCCGTTCGACCTTACCAAAGTCTGGCCGCACAAGGATTACCCGCTGATCGAAGTCGGCATCCTCGAGCTGAACCGCAATCCGCAGAATTATTTCGCAGAAGTCGAACAGGCCGCGCTTTCGCCCGCCAATATCGTTCCCGGCATCGGCCACTCGCCGGACAAGATGCTGCAGGCGCGCATTTTCTCCTATGCCGACGCGCACCGCTATCGCGTCGGCGTCAATGCGGATCAGCTTCCCGTCAACAGGCCGCGCTGCCCCGTCCACACCTACAACGTCGATGGCGCCATGCGGCTCGCAGGCAATCCGAATCCTGATGCCTATTACGAGCCAAACTCGTTCAGCGGCCCGGTGCAGGACGAGCGCTTCCGCGAGCCGCCGCTGAAAATTTCCGGCGATGCCGACCGCTACAATCACCGCGACGGCAACGACGACTATCGTCAGCCCGGCGACCTGTTCCGGCTCATGACGGCCGCCCAGAAGGAGCAACTCTTCCAAAATTACAAGGCGGCGATGCAAGGCGTTCCGGTCGAGATCGTCAAGCGGCAGATCGCCCACTGCTACGGGGCCGATCCCGAATACGGCGCCGGCGTCGCGAAGGCGATGGGCATCGATTTCAAATCGCAGACGATCGCAGCGGAGTAG
- a CDS encoding NAD(P)H-dependent oxidoreductase, translated as MTQLRLLGLSGSLRRASNSTAVLRSLQDALAPKARLDIFSLHGLPLYNEDEDDEHAPGSVHALRSAIETTDGVIMVSPEYNHGMSGVLKNGLDWASRPYGRSVLRGKPVLTMTASPAFTGGVRAQQQMNETLASIPARPVLRPQIVIGGVHEKVSDGRLVDEATLRFALAGVDDLLEEIRAARFVGAAA; from the coding sequence ATGACCCAACTCCGCCTTCTCGGCCTCTCCGGCAGCTTGCGCCGGGCTTCCAATAGCACCGCGGTGCTTCGCAGTCTCCAGGACGCGCTTGCGCCCAAGGCTCGGCTCGACATTTTCTCCTTGCACGGGCTCCCGCTCTACAACGAGGATGAAGATGACGAGCACGCGCCGGGATCGGTGCACGCCCTGCGTTCGGCCATCGAGACAACGGATGGCGTGATCATGGTCTCGCCCGAGTATAATCACGGCATGTCCGGCGTCCTGAAGAACGGACTCGACTGGGCCTCACGGCCTTATGGTCGTTCGGTGCTGAGGGGCAAGCCGGTACTGACGATGACGGCCTCGCCCGCCTTCACTGGTGGCGTGCGTGCGCAGCAGCAAATGAACGAAACGCTCGCATCGATCCCGGCGCGTCCTGTGCTTCGGCCCCAGATCGTGATCGGAGGCGTGCATGAGAAGGTCAGCGACGGGCGCCTCGTCGACGAAGCCACGTTGCGCTTTGCGCTGGCAGGTGTCGACGACCTCCTCGAGGAGATCAGGGCAGCGCGCTTTGTTGGAGCGGCGGCATGA
- a CDS encoding efflux RND transporter permease subunit, which translates to MNISAPFIRRPIATALLMIGLLAAGLVAYPLLPVAALPNVNYPTLTVTAQMPGADPQTMASSVASPLELQFGEIPGLTQMTSASALGYTQITLQFDLNRQIDGAVSDTLSAINAASPYLPTGMPYPPTIRKVNPADTPILVLGLTSGSLPLTTVDAYAENILLQKISQIQGVGLVGIGGQQKASVRVQVDPQALAARGINLEDVRTVLGQANVDLAKGTLNSPRQTYTLNTNDQLFHPEQYADLVIAYRNGSPVRVRDIGRAVSAGENDLIAGWYNNNRAIILAVQRQPGANVIETVQRIKAMMPTLQASIPADIKINVISDRTQTIRASVADVQFTLLLTIALVVMVIFIFLRSFWATIIPAVTVPLSLIGTFAVLYEMGYSLDNLSLMALSIAVGFVVDDAVVEIENITRHIEEGLSPYDAAMKGSGEIGFTVMAITFSLIAVFIPLFLMSGYVGLLFREFAVTVSVALVLSLVISRTLTPMMCAYLLKPESQEHGRLYRWSERGFDLLLNAYEAGLKIVLRHRFVTLMVMIGTIVVTGYLYVIIPKGFFPQQDTGLILGQSEAAQDISFQAMAERQQAMLDAVVRDPAVASVGSAVGAGGGTYTVNDGRVFIQLKPADQRDPIDRVIARLRTNLSKIQGITLYMQPAQDITVGARLNKTQFQYTMNDADPGELSHWAGLFLDKIKTLPTVADVTTDQLNAGPLLDITIKREVASSYGILPYTIDNTLDDAFGQRIVSTMYTPLQQYHVIMEVNPKYQYGPEALNNIYVKSSSGQQVPLSTLVDSVVKVSPLVVNHQGQFPSVTISFNLAPGAAIGDAVNGIQSIEKELHPPLSLQTSFQGNAQAFGASLKSTPILIAASLFVIYLILGVLYESTIHPITIISTLPSAGVGALLLLMAAHYDLSVIAVVGIILLIGIVKKNGIMLVDFAIQAEQTDGLTPEQSIYQACIKRFRPILMTTMAALLGAVPMMVGTGVGSEIRQPLGYAIVGGLALSQVLTLYTTPVVYLYLDRLQNWLFGARRHQTASRDVHPAPAE; encoded by the coding sequence ATGAATATCTCCGCGCCCTTCATTCGGCGACCGATCGCGACCGCGCTGCTGATGATCGGATTGTTGGCTGCCGGCCTTGTCGCGTATCCGCTGCTGCCGGTGGCCGCCCTGCCGAACGTCAACTATCCGACACTGACGGTCACCGCCCAGATGCCCGGCGCGGACCCGCAGACGATGGCCTCATCGGTCGCCTCCCCGCTCGAGCTCCAGTTCGGGGAGATACCCGGTCTCACGCAAATGACGTCGGCAAGCGCGCTCGGCTACACCCAGATCACGCTGCAATTCGACTTGAACCGCCAGATTGACGGCGCCGTCAGCGATACGCTTTCGGCCATCAACGCGGCAAGCCCGTATCTGCCTACTGGCATGCCCTATCCGCCGACGATCCGGAAAGTCAACCCGGCCGACACGCCGATCCTCGTGCTTGGCCTCACCTCGGGCAGCCTGCCGCTCACCACAGTCGACGCGTATGCCGAGAACATCCTGCTGCAGAAGATCTCGCAGATTCAAGGCGTGGGTCTCGTCGGAATCGGCGGCCAACAGAAGGCCTCGGTTCGTGTACAGGTCGATCCACAGGCGCTGGCCGCGCGCGGAATCAATCTGGAGGATGTACGAACCGTCCTTGGCCAGGCGAATGTGGATCTGGCCAAAGGAACCCTGAACAGCCCGCGTCAGACCTATACTCTCAATACCAATGACCAGCTGTTTCACCCTGAGCAATATGCGGATCTGGTGATCGCCTACCGCAACGGATCGCCGGTCCGCGTTCGCGACATCGGCCGCGCGGTCAGCGCGGGCGAAAACGATCTGATCGCGGGCTGGTACAACAACAACCGTGCCATCATTCTTGCCGTGCAGCGTCAGCCCGGGGCCAACGTCATCGAAACGGTGCAGCGCATCAAGGCGATGATGCCGACGCTCCAGGCGTCGATCCCTGCCGACATCAAGATCAACGTAATTTCGGACCGCACCCAAACGATCCGGGCTTCGGTTGCGGACGTGCAGTTCACGTTGCTCCTGACCATTGCCCTCGTCGTGATGGTGATCTTCATCTTTCTTCGCAGCTTCTGGGCAACCATCATTCCAGCCGTCACCGTGCCGCTCTCGCTGATCGGCACTTTCGCGGTCCTCTATGAAATGGGATATAGCCTCGACAATCTGTCGCTGATGGCGCTTTCAATCGCGGTCGGATTCGTGGTCGACGATGCCGTCGTCGAGATCGAGAACATCACGCGGCACATCGAGGAAGGCTTGTCCCCGTACGACGCCGCGATGAAGGGATCCGGCGAGATCGGCTTCACCGTCATGGCGATCACGTTCTCGCTGATCGCCGTCTTCATTCCGCTCTTCCTGATGAGCGGCTATGTCGGACTGCTGTTCCGCGAGTTTGCAGTCACGGTGAGTGTCGCACTGGTCCTTTCCCTCGTGATCTCCCGCACCCTGACGCCGATGATGTGCGCCTACCTGCTCAAACCCGAGAGCCAGGAGCACGGCCGCCTCTATCGCTGGTCCGAGCGCGGCTTCGACCTGCTGCTCAATGCCTACGAAGCGGGCCTGAAGATTGTGCTGCGGCATCGCTTCGTCACCTTGATGGTGATGATCGGCACGATCGTGGTCACCGGATATCTCTACGTCATCATTCCCAAGGGATTCTTCCCTCAGCAGGACACCGGCCTGATCCTGGGTCAATCGGAAGCCGCCCAGGACATCTCGTTTCAGGCGATGGCCGAGCGCCAGCAAGCCATGCTCGATGCGGTCGTGCGAGATCCCGCTGTGGCATCGGTAGGCTCGGCAGTCGGCGCCGGCGGCGGCACCTATACGGTCAACGATGGCCGCGTGTTCATCCAGCTCAAGCCGGCGGACCAGCGCGATCCGATCGACAGGGTGATCGCACGACTTCGTACCAATCTTTCGAAGATCCAGGGCATCACCCTCTACATGCAGCCCGCACAGGACATCACCGTCGGCGCGCGGCTGAACAAGACCCAGTTCCAATACACCATGAACGACGCCGATCCGGGCGAACTGAGCCATTGGGCCGGTCTGTTTCTCGACAAGATCAAGACGCTGCCCACGGTCGCTGACGTGACCACCGACCAGCTCAATGCCGGGCCGCTGCTCGACATCACGATCAAGCGCGAGGTCGCCTCGTCCTATGGCATCCTGCCGTACACGATCGACAACACGCTCGACGACGCATTCGGACAGCGGATCGTCTCGACGATGTACACCCCCCTGCAACAGTATCACGTGATCATGGAGGTCAACCCGAAATACCAGTATGGGCCCGAGGCGCTCAACAACATCTACGTCAAATCATCCAGCGGCCAGCAGGTGCCGCTATCGACGCTGGTCGATTCGGTGGTGAAGGTCTCGCCGCTCGTCGTGAACCACCAGGGGCAATTCCCCTCCGTGACGATCTCGTTCAACTTGGCACCCGGTGCAGCAATCGGCGATGCGGTGAACGGCATACAATCCATTGAAAAGGAGCTGCATCCGCCGCTGTCGCTGCAGACCAGTTTCCAAGGCAATGCCCAGGCTTTCGGTGCCTCGCTGAAGAGCACCCCGATCCTGATCGCAGCGTCGCTGTTCGTGATCTATCTCATCCTTGGCGTGCTCTATGAAAGCACCATCCATCCCATCACGATCATCTCGACACTGCCCTCGGCGGGTGTCGGTGCACTGCTGCTTCTGATGGCTGCTCATTACGACCTGAGCGTGATCGCGGTGGTTGGGATCATTCTGCTCATCGGTATCGTCAAGAAGAATGGCATCATGCTCGTCGACTTCGCCATTCAGGCCGAACAGACCGACGGTCTTACACCAGAGCAATCGATCTACCAGGCCTGCATCAAGCGCTTTCGTCCCATCCTCATGACGACGATGGCAGCGCTGCTTGGCGCCGTGCCGATGATGGTCGGCACCGGTGTCGGATCGGAGATCCGTCAGCCATTGGGCTACGCGATCGTCGGTGGCCTCGCATTGTCGCAGGTGCTCACGCTCTACACCACGCCAGTCGTCTACCTCTACCTCGATCGGTTACAGAATTGGCTGTTCGGTGCCCGACGGCATCAAACGGCGTCACGCGACGTCCATCCGGCGCCTGCCGAATGA
- the fdhA gene encoding formaldehyde dehydrogenase, glutathione-independent, translating into MPSNSNRGVVYLKPGRVEVQNIDFPTFRNPAGKTIDHGVILKVVTTNICGSDQHMVRGRTTAQAGMVLGHEITGEVIEKGRDVEYLEIGDLVSVPFNVACGRCRTCREGDTGVCLHVNSDRAGGAYGYVDMGGWIGGQADYVMVPYADFNLLKFPDKAQAMDKICDLTCLSDILPTGFHGAVTAKVGVGSTVYVAGAGPVGLAAAASARILGAAAVLIGDMNKERLAHAKKVGFEPIDLTRHDRLGELVADVLGVPEVDSAIDCVGFEAKAQGTDGKVVEAPAVVLNSLMEITRAAGAIGIPGLYVTDDPGAKEQAAKHGNLGLRLGLGWAKSHALHTGQTPVLKYNRQLMQAILWDRLPIAKIVNVKVIGLEQAPDGYKNFDAGVANKFVIDPHGQLPKAA; encoded by the coding sequence ATGCCTTCCAACTCCAATCGCGGCGTGGTTTACCTCAAGCCCGGCCGCGTCGAAGTCCAGAACATCGACTTTCCGACCTTCCGCAATCCAGCAGGAAAGACGATCGATCACGGCGTCATTCTCAAGGTCGTAACGACGAATATCTGCGGCTCCGATCAGCATATGGTCCGCGGCCGCACGACAGCGCAGGCCGGCATGGTGCTCGGACACGAGATTACCGGCGAGGTGATCGAGAAAGGCCGTGACGTCGAATATCTCGAGATCGGCGACCTGGTATCGGTTCCTTTCAACGTTGCATGCGGCCGGTGCCGGACCTGCCGAGAGGGTGACACCGGTGTCTGCCTTCACGTCAACTCCGACCGTGCCGGAGGCGCCTACGGATATGTCGATATGGGCGGATGGATCGGCGGGCAGGCCGACTACGTCATGGTGCCCTATGCCGACTTCAATCTGCTGAAGTTTCCGGACAAGGCTCAGGCGATGGACAAGATCTGTGATCTGACCTGCCTCTCCGATATTCTGCCCACGGGATTCCATGGCGCCGTCACCGCCAAGGTCGGTGTCGGATCGACGGTCTATGTCGCCGGGGCAGGCCCGGTTGGGCTTGCAGCGGCCGCGTCCGCGCGCATCCTTGGCGCGGCAGCGGTGCTGATCGGCGACATGAATAAGGAGCGGCTCGCTCACGCCAAGAAGGTCGGCTTCGAGCCCATCGACCTCACCAGGCACGATCGCCTCGGCGAACTCGTTGCTGACGTCCTCGGCGTTCCAGAAGTCGATTCCGCGATCGACTGCGTCGGCTTTGAAGCGAAGGCGCAAGGAACAGACGGCAAAGTCGTCGAAGCGCCTGCCGTTGTGCTCAACAGTCTGATGGAAATCACCCGGGCAGCCGGCGCGATCGGCATTCCCGGCCTGTATGTGACCGACGATCCTGGCGCGAAGGAGCAGGCAGCCAAACATGGCAACCTCGGCCTTCGCCTCGGTCTCGGCTGGGCAAAGTCGCACGCGCTCCATACCGGCCAGACGCCGGTGCTGAAATACAACCGACAACTCATGCAAGCAATACTCTGGGACAGACTGCCCATCGCCAAAATCGTCAATGTCAAGGTGATCGGTCTTGAGCAGGCCCCGGACGGCTACAAAAATTTCGACGCCGGCGTCGCGAACAAGTTCGTCATCGATCCGCACGGGCAACTTCCTAAGGCCGCCTAA
- a CDS encoding cytochrome b produces the protein MQLRNNSSRYGALALAAHWMTALLVLASWLLGTYGDLLPRGTPSEVGLIVHMCMGLTVLMILFPRLAWRLIDQQPIPERTDLGVWGERASTIVHYALYALLLAVPILGILTQFMRGHPLPIFGLFEIASPLSADRSLARSLKDVHGWLADGVLILAALHAAAAILHHWVLRDNTLRRMLPILR, from the coding sequence ATGCAATTGCGCAATAACAGCAGCCGGTATGGGGCATTGGCCCTTGCGGCACATTGGATGACGGCCTTGCTCGTGCTTGCCTCGTGGCTTCTGGGAACCTACGGCGATTTGTTGCCGCGAGGTACGCCTAGTGAAGTTGGCCTCATAGTTCACATGTGCATGGGTCTGACCGTTCTCATGATTTTGTTTCCGCGTCTGGCGTGGCGGCTAATCGACCAACAACCTATTCCTGAGCGGACGGATCTCGGGGTATGGGGTGAGCGGGCATCGACAATCGTGCATTACGCGCTCTATGCCTTGCTTTTAGCGGTGCCCATTCTCGGAATTCTGACGCAATTTATGCGCGGGCACCCACTGCCGATCTTTGGCCTGTTCGAAATTGCTTCCCCTTTATCGGCCGATCGAAGCCTTGCCCGATCCCTGAAGGACGTCCATGGATGGCTCGCAGACGGCGTTCTGATTTTGGCAGCACTGCATGCGGCCGCTGCGATTCTGCATCATTGGGTTCTTCGAGATAATACGCTGCGTCGAATGCTTCCTATTCTACGCTAA